The genomic window AGCTTCGCGGCCGAGCTCGTCGACGCGGCCCTCACCGCCGACGTCGATGCGATCGTGCTGCTCGGGGCGATGCTCGCGGATGCCCCGCACACGCGCCCGCTCGCGGTCTTCGCGTCGAGCGACAACGCCGAGGTGCGCGACTCGCTCGGGGTCGAGCGTTCCTCGTACGAGGGGCCGGTGGGCATCCTCAGCGTGATCGCCGACCAGGCCGAACGCGTCGGCATCCCGACGGTGTCGCTGTGGGCGTCGGTGCCGCACTACGTGCACAACGCGCCGTCGCCGAAGGCGGTGCTCGCCCTGCTGGCCAAGCTCGAGGAGTTCACGGGCCTGTCGATCCCCCGCGGCTCGCTCGAGACGGAGGCGCAGGCGTGGGAGGCCGGGGTCGACGCCCTCGCCTCCGACGACGAGGAGATGGCCGGGTACATCGCGCAGCTCGAGCAGGCGCGCGACGCGGCGGACGCCCCTGAGGCGAGCGGCGAGGCGATCGCCAAGGAGTTCGAGCGCTACCTCCGCCGTCGCGGTGACGGCCGGGCCGACGGCCGCGGCGACAGTCGGGGCGGCGACGAGCCCTGGCGCCCGCCTACGGCTGGATGATCCCGGCGGCGAGCAGCCACATCACGAGTCCGCCGAGCGCGATCCGGTAGATCACGAACGGCAGGAAGCTGTGCTTCGAGATCCAGTTCATGAAGAACGCGATCACGAGGATGGCGACGACGAACGCGACGACCGTCGCGGCACCCGTCTCGAGCAGGGTGTACGCGCTCGGCTCGCCCCAGCTCTTGAACAGCTGGTAGAACCCGGAACCGAACACGGCGGGGATCGCGAGCAGGAACGCATACCGGGCCGCCGCGGCCCGCTCGTAGCCGAGCAGCAGTCCCGCGGTGATCGTGCCGCCCGAGCGCGACACCCCGGGGATCAGGGCCAACGCCTGCGCGAACCCGAACACGACGCCGTGGCCGACGGTGAGCTGGTCGAGCTTGCGTCGCTTCGCCCCGGCCCAGTCCGCCAGGCCGAGGATGACGCCGAAGACGATGAGCATCGTCGCGACGATCCACAGTGATCGGAACGTCGTCTCGATCTCGTCCTGGAAGAGGATGCCGAGCACCACGATCGGGATCGAGCCGACGATGATGAGCCATCCCATCCGGGCGTCGGGGTCGTTGCGGGGCACGCGGCCGGTGAACGACCCGAACCAGTGCGAGACGATCCGCACGATGTCGCGCCAGAAGAAGACCACGACCGCCGTCTCGGTGCCGAGCTGGGTGATCGCGGTGAACGCGGCCCCCGGGTCCTGCGCGCCGGGCAGGAACTCGCCGAGGATGCGCAGGTGCGCACTCGACGAGATCGGGAGGAACTCGGTGAGTCCCTGGACGAGGCCGAGGATGAGGGCTTCGATCACGGTCGGGTTCCGCCTTCCGTCTCCGCGCGGGCGGAGGGCGTCGGGGGCCGCGTGATGCGGACCGGTGGAGTCGAGGAGCTCAGTAGTCGAGCAGCAGGTCGCGCAGGACCTGCCTTCCGAAGAATAGTGCGTCGAGCGGTACCCGCTCGTCGACGCCGTGGAACATGGCGGGGAAGTCGAGGTGGTCGGGCAGTCGGAGCGGCGCGAAGCCGTACCCGCGGATCCCGAGGCGGCTCAGCGACTTGTTGTCGGTGCCCCCGGAGAGCAGGTAGGGGAACACGGGAGCCTCGGGGTCGTGCGCGCCCAGCGTGCGCCGCACGGCGTCGACGAGCGCGCCCGACGTCGGCGACTCGAGGCCGACGTCGCGGTGCACGACCTCGATGTCGATGTCGTCGCCGATGATGCGGCGCACCTCGGCGAGCACGGCGTCCTCCTCGCCCGGCAGCGTGCGGATGTCGATGAGCGCCTCGGCGCGGTCGGGGATCACGTTGTGCTTGTACCCCGCGGTGAGCCCGGTCGGGTTCGTCGTCGTGCGGAGCGTGGCGGTGATGAACCCGGACGCCGATCCGGTCGCGAGGGCGAGTTCGTCGGGCGAGGTCTCGGCCAGGTCGACGCCGAGCACGTTCGCGATCTCGCCGAGCAGTTCCTCGGTCGTGTCGGTCAGCCGGACGGGCCATTCGGTCTCGCCGAGGCGGGCGACGGCCGCGGCGAGCTTCGTGATCGCGTTGTCGCGGATGAGCCGCGAGCCGTGCGCGGCGCGGCCGTGCGCCACGAGGCGGATCCAGAGCAGGGTCTTCTCGCCGGTCTGCAGCAGGTATGCGCGCCTGCCCCCGACCGTGATGGAGTACCCGCCGACCTCGCTGATCGCCTCGGTCGCGCCGGCGAAGAGCTCGGGGTGGTGGTCGACCAGCCAGCTCGCACCGTACGAGCCGCCCGCCTCCTCGTCGGCGAAGTACGCGACCACGATCTCGCGCTCGGGCAGCCGCCCCTCCCCCAGGATGTCGCCGAGCGCCGTGAGCATCATGGCGTCCATGTCCTTCATGTCGACCGCACCGCGGCCCCACAGCATGCCGTCGCGGATCTCGCCGGCGAACGGGTCGACGCTCCAGTTGCGCGGGTCGGCCGGCACGACGTCGAGGTGGCCGTGCAGGACGAGCGCGGGCTTCCCGGGGTTCCGGCCCGGCACACGGGCGACGACGCTCGCCCTGCCCGGCTCGGATTCGAACAGCCGCGGCTCGAGTCCGAGCTCGCGCAGGTGGGCCTCGACGTACTCGGCCGCCTCGCGTTCGCCGTTCGACCGGCCCTCGCCGTAGTTGCTCGTGTCGAAGCGGATGAGGTCGCGTGCGATCGCCGCGGTCGCCTCCAGCTCGGTCGATTCTGGGGTCTGGGATGCCTCGGCCATGCCTCCACGGTAACCGCAGTGCTCCCCGGCCGGGCTCAGGGGTCGGGGTGGTCAAGAGCACCCTCGGAACCGTGCTAATCTCTTCTACGGCCGCTGAGAGATCAGCAGCCGGACACACGCGCGGGTGGCGGAATTGGCAGACGCGCTAGCTTGAGGTGCTAGTGCCCGTATAGGGCGTGGGGGTTCAAGTCCCCCCTCGCGCACGATGTGTCGAAAGGCCCGGATCGGAAGATCCGGGCCTTTCGTGTTTCCCGGGGCCGCCGGTCGGCCGAAGTGCCCGATTCAGGAATTGGGAGGCTCGTCAGGACGCGATCCCCGATCCGGTCCTGATCCGGCGCCGATCTCCTGAATTCCGGACTTCCGAACGGTTCGGACAAGACGGACGATCGGCCTGACGGACTTGCCGTGTTCGAATGTATGTTCGAAACTGGATCGGTGACGCTCCCCGCCCCGCACTCCCCCGACGCCCGGTCCGACCGGGTCGGCGAGCTGCAGGCGCGGATCCGCGGCATGGAGGCGACCCGTCTCGACACCCGGGCGGTGCCGACCCATCCGGCGCTGGCCGGGGTGCTGCCGGGCGGTGTGCTGCGCGAGGGCACCGTGGTGCAGGCATCCGGATCGACGAGCCTCGTCATGGCCCTGCTCGCCGGCCCGTCGGCCGCGGGGCGCTGGGTCGCGGTCAGCGGCATCCCCGAGTTCGGCGCCGAGGCGGCGGCGGGCCTGGGCATCGACCTGGAGCGGCTCGTGCTCGTCCCCGAGCCGGGGCGGCAGTGGCTCACGGTCGCCGCGGCCCTCGCCGACGTGATCCCCGTCGTCGCGGTCCGGCCGGCCGGCCGCATCTCGCCGGCCGAGGCATCCCGGTTCCAGGCCCGGCTGCGCCAGCGCGGCACGGTCCTGGTCAGCGACGGCGTGTGGCCGGGGGCCGACACCGTGCTCGAGGTCGGTGATTCCGCATGGAGCGGGATCGAGCGCGGCCACGGCGCGCTGGCCGAGCGCGAACTCGTCGTCCGCACGGCCGGGCGCGGGCACGGGCGGGCCGCGGCTTCCCGTCTCATGCTGCCCGACCGATCGCTCGGCCTCTCCGTCGCGTCCGCCGCGGAGATCCCGGTGATCGCCGCCGCGCCCTCGATCGACGTCGCCGCGGCGGCGGATGCCGCGGTCCGCCCGGATGCTCCGGGTGCGGAGCCGCTCGGCGAGGTCCGTCGCATCGATCTCCGGCGGGCCGGATGACCGGTCCGGTCCGCACGATCGTGCTCTGGTGCCCCGACTGGCCGGTGTTCGCCGCGGCCGAGGAGGCGGGGGTCGAGGCATCCGCGCCGGTCGCGCTCACCTCCGGCGGACTCGTGTACGCCTGCTCGGCGGCGGCCAGGGGCGAGGGCGTGGTGCGCGGCATCCGCCTGCGCGAGGCGCAGCTGCGCTGTCCGCACCTCGTCGTCCTGCCGTACGACGCGGCGCTCGATGCGCGGGCGTTCGAACCCGTGGTGCGTCGGATCGAGGAGACGGTGCCGGGTCTGCAGCTCATCCGGCCGGGCACGCTGGCGATGCGGGCCCGCGGCCCGGTGCGGTACTACGGCGGCGAGCACGCGGCCGCGGAGGCGCTGCTCCGGACCGCGGCGTCCGCGGGGGTCCCCCTGGCCAGGATCGGGGTCGCCGACGGTCCGTTCGCCGCGGAGCAGGCCGCGCGTGCGACGCGCACCTCGCCGGTGGGCGTCGTGGCGGCGGGGGCATCCGCGGAGTTCCTGGCGCCGCTGCCCGTGCGCCTGGCGGTCGACCCCCGCACGGCCACGTTGCTCAAGCGGCTCGGGGTCGCGACCCTGGGCGAGTTCGCGGCGCTGCCCGAGGCCGACGTGCGGCGTCGGTTCGGTGCGGCCGGTGCCTTCGCGCACGACCTCGCGTCGGGCCGTGAGGCGACCCGGGTCGCGGCCCGAACGCCCCCGCCCGAGTTCGCCGTGGAGCAGGAGTTCGAGCCCCCGTTGGACCGCGTCGACCAGCTCGCCTTCGCGTTCCGGGTGCGGGCCGAGGAGTTCATCGACCGGATGCGGGCCGTGCGGTTGGTCTGCACGGCGATCCGGGTCGATCTCGACGACGAGCGCGGAGGGCACGTGTCCCGGGAGTGGCTGCATCCGCGCTGGTTCACCGCGGCCGACGTGGTCGACCGCGTCCGGTGGCAGTTGCAGGGTGCCGGGGATGCCGCGGCTGGGCTGGCCTCCCCCATCGTGCGCGTTCGGGTGGTTCCCGAGCGCGTCGACTCGACCGGGAACCACGAGGAGGGACTGTGGGGCGGCGGCCCCGATGAGCGGGTGCACCACGGCCTGACCCGCGTGCAGAGCATGCTGGGCCATGACGCGGTCGTCACGCCCGCCGTCGGCGGCGGGCGGCTGCTGACCGACCGTCAGGTGCTGGTGCCCTGGGGCGACCGGGCCCCCGACCTCGTCGCGGCGCCCTGGCCGGGGAGCCTGCCGGCGCTCGCGCCCGCGAGCGTCTTCCGGGAACGGCCGCGGGTGGTGCTGGTCGATGCGTCGGGCGCATCGGTCGCGATCGACGACCGCGGCTCGGTCACGGCCGAGCCGGCGGCCTTCGCCCCGGGCGGCGGGGAACCGCCCAGGTCCGTGCAGGCGTGGGCTGGGCCGTGGCCCGTGGTGGAGCGGTGGTGGGACGCCGACCACGCTCGCCGGGTGCACCGGTTCCAGGTGGTCGATGCCGACGGTTGCGCGTGGTTGCTCGTGCGCGATGCCGAGGGATGGCAGGCCGAGGCCAGGTACGACTGATGGCGGAATCGAATCAGTCAGCGGGTATCGATGTATTCACGGCATCGATGATGACGGCGCAACGATGAAACGAGCGAACTGATGGGCTGGAACAATCCCGAGATCCCATGGTCGGAGCTCGAACGCCGGCTCTCCGACCGGCGCCGGCCCGACGGCCGTGGTGGCCCGAGCGGATTCATCGGCAAGCCGGGCGGCGGCGACGGCGGTACCGACCCCCGGAACGGACGCCCGCTCATCGCCGACGGCGGCGACAGCCCGGCCTGGAGCCGCAAGCGCCATCCCTACCGTCCCTCCCCCGGACTCGAGGTCGAACAGGGCCCGGCGGTGCCGTACGCCGAGCTGCACGCGCACACGGCGTTCAGCTTCCTCGACGGCGCCTCGATGCCCGAGCAGCTCGTCGAGGAGGCGCACCGCCTGGGGCTTTCGGGGCTCGCCGTGACCGACCACGACGGGTTCTACGGCATCGTGCGGTTCGCCGAGGCCGCAGAGGCCTTCCCCGACCTGACGACCGTCTTCGGCGCCGAGCTCTCGATCGGGCTCACCAGACCGCAGATGGGCGCCGCCGACCCTGAGGGCGACCACCTGCTGGTGCTCGCCAGACGCGAGGAGGGCTACCACCGACTCGCCTCGGCGATCACGGCCGGCCAACTCGCCGGGGGCGAGAAGGGGCGACCCGTGTACGACCTCGAGGAGCTCGCCGCGCAGTCCGGCGGTGAATGGCTGATCCCGACCGGATGCCGCAAGGGACCGGTGCGCCGCGCACTCGCGCTCGGCGGAGCCGACGGCGACGAGGCCGCGTGGCGCGAGCTCGACCGGCTCGTCGCGCTGTTCGGGCACGACCGGGTGGTGGTCGAGCTCTTCGACCACGGGCATCCGGCGGACCAGCCCGACAACGACCGGTTGGCGAGGCTGGCGGCCCGTGCGAACCTGCCCGTGATCGCGACCAACGCGGTGCACTACGCGACCCCGCCCGAGCACCGGCTCGCCCAGGCGCTCGCCGCTGTGCGTGCCAGGCGCAGCCTCGACGAGCTCGACGGGTGGCTGCCGGCGTCCGACGGCCAGCACCTGCGCTCGGGCGCCGAGATGGCCGCGCGGTTCGCCCGGTATCCCGGTGCGGTCTCGCGCACGGCGGGCATCGCCGAGGAGCTCGGGTTCCGTCTGCGCAGCGCCCGCCCGAAGCTGCCGCGCCAGGAGGTGCCCGACGGCCACACGCCGATGAGCTGGCTGCGCGAACTCGTCTGGCGGGGCGCTGCGGAACTCTATCCCGGGGTTCCCGACCACGTCCGCGAACGGCTCGGGCAGGAGCTCGACGTGATCGAGCAGAAGGACTTCCCCGGCTACTTCCTGATCGTGTACGACCTCGTGCGCGAGGCCAGGAGCCGGGGCATCCTGTGCCAGGGGCGCGGTTCGGCCGCGAACTCGGCCGTCTGCTACGTGCTGCGCATCACCGCGGTCGACTCGATCTTCTACCGGCTCCCGTTCGAGCGGTTCCTGTCGGCATTGCGCGATGAGGAGCCCGACATCGACGTCGACTTCGACTCCGACCGGCGCGAGGAGATCATCCAGTACGTCTACGGCAAGTACGGAAGGCGCAACGCGGCGCAGGTCGCGAACGTCATCACCTACCGGCCGAAGGTCGCGGTACGCGACATGGCGAAGGCGCTCGGCTACTCGACGGGCCAGCAGGATGCCTGGTCGCGCCAGGTCGAACGCTGGGGTGCGGTCGTCGAGACCGACGACCACGACATCCCCGGGCCGGTGATCGAGCTCGCCGAGCAGGTCCTGACCTTCCCCCGGCACCTGGGCATCCACTCGGGCGGGATGGTGCTCACCGACCGGCCCGTCGGCGAGGTCGTGCCGATCGAGCACGCGCGCATGGAGCACCGCACCGTGCTGCAGTGGGACAAGGACGACTGCGCCTGGATGGGCCTCGTGAAGTTCGACCTGCTCGGCCTCGGCATGCTGGCCGCGCTGCAGTACACGTTCGACCTGATCCGCGAGACGACCGGCGAGGAATGGGAGCTCGCGAGCCTGCCGAAGGAGGAGGGCGCGGTCTACGACATGCTGTGCCGTGCCGATTCGATCGGGGTGTTCCAGGTCGAGTCGCGTGCGCAGATGGGCACGCTCCCCCGGCTGAAGCCGCGCTGCTTCTACGACCTCGTGGTCGAGATCGCCCTGATCCGGCCCGGCCCGGTGCAGGGCGGTGCGGTGCATCCGTACATCCGCCGGCGCACGGGCGAGGAGCAGGTGACGTACCTGCATCCGAAGCTCGAGCCCGTGCTCGAGCGCACGCTCGGGGTGCCGCTGTTCCAGGAGCAGCTCATGCAGATGGCCGTCGCGGTCGGCGACTGCACGCCCGCCGACGCCGACCTGCTGCGCCGGGCGATGGGGTCCAAGCGGGGCGTCGAGCGCATCGAGTCGCTGAAGGAGCGCCTGTACGCCGGCATGGCGCGCAACGGCATCGACGAGGACACGGCCGACGAGATCTACGCGAAGATCCAGGCGTTCGCGAACTTCGGCTTCGCCGAGAGCCACGCACTGAGCTTCGGCCTGCTCGTCTACGCGAGCTCGTGGCTGAAGCTGCACTACCCGGCGGCGTTCCTCGCGGCCCTGCTGCGCGCCCAGCCCATGGGCTTCTACTCGCCCCAGACCCTCACCGCCGACGCGCGTCGCCACGGCGTCGAGGTGCTGCGGCCCGACATCCAGCGGTCGGGCGTGCACGCGGGGCTCGAACCGCGCGGCGTCCCCGACGGGACGGATGCCGGCTCGCGATCGGATGCCCCGGTGACCTCGGATGCCCCGGCGCCCGGGCACGCCGGGCCCAGCGGCCTGCACGGCTGCGCCGACGCGGTGCAGCCGCCGATCGGCCCGTTCGACCGCGAGGCGCCCGACCGGTCGGCCGCGCATCGCCGCGACGCGGGGTTCGTCGTGCGGCTCGGGCTCGCCGACGTCTCCTCCATCGGCACCGCGCTCGCCGAGCGCATCGTCGCCGAACGTGAGCGCGGCGGTCCGTTCCGCGACATGGCCGAGGTGTCGCGCCGGGTCGGGCTCGAGGCATCCGAACTCGAGGCGCTCGCGGCGGCCGGCGCGTTCGCGTCGTTCGGACTCGACCGGCGGCGCGCGCTGTGGCTCGCCGGCGAGGCCGCGCAGGACCGCGCCGAGTACCTGCCGGGCTCGATCGTGGTCGTGCAGCCGCCGCTGCTGCCGCTGCTCACCCCGACCGAGCAGGTGGTCTACGACCTCTGGGCGACCGGCATCTCGCCCGACGACCACCCGATCCGGCACATCCGCGACCGACTCGATGCGCGCGGTGCGATCCGGGTGGACCGCCTCCGCGAGGCCGAGTCCGGGCGGCGCATCGAGGTCGGCGGGGTGGTCACTCACCGTCAGCGGCCGGCGACGGCGTCGGGCATCACGTTCCTGAACCTC from Agromyces sp. LHK192 includes these protein-coding regions:
- a CDS encoding PAC2 family protein gives rise to the protein MPRGGKQASVQHPTGFGSGRLLVVAFEGWNDAGEAASGAARLLVDRLGLVEIAAVDPELYYDYQFNRPNVVVGDDGVRQLEWPGAALLGPGEIPPDGPDRVTGPGADSLHVILGAEPARSWKSFAAELVDAALTADVDAIVLLGAMLADAPHTRPLAVFASSDNAEVRDSLGVERSSYEGPVGILSVIADQAERVGIPTVSLWASVPHYVHNAPSPKAVLALLAKLEEFTGLSIPRGSLETEAQAWEAGVDALASDDEEMAGYIAQLEQARDAADAPEASGEAIAKEFERYLRRRGDGRADGRGDSRGGDEPWRPPTAG
- a CDS encoding undecaprenyl-diphosphate phosphatase, which encodes MIEALILGLVQGLTEFLPISSSAHLRILGEFLPGAQDPGAAFTAITQLGTETAVVVFFWRDIVRIVSHWFGSFTGRVPRNDPDARMGWLIIVGSIPIVVLGILFQDEIETTFRSLWIVATMLIVFGVILGLADWAGAKRRKLDQLTVGHGVVFGFAQALALIPGVSRSGGTITAGLLLGYERAAAARYAFLLAIPAVFGSGFYQLFKSWGEPSAYTLLETGAATVVAFVVAILVIAFFMNWISKHSFLPFVIYRIALGGLVMWLLAAGIIQP
- a CDS encoding M20/M25/M40 family metallo-hydrolase, translated to MAEASQTPESTELEATAAIARDLIRFDTSNYGEGRSNGEREAAEYVEAHLRELGLEPRLFESEPGRASVVARVPGRNPGKPALVLHGHLDVVPADPRNWSVDPFAGEIRDGMLWGRGAVDMKDMDAMMLTALGDILGEGRLPEREIVVAYFADEEAGGSYGASWLVDHHPELFAGATEAISEVGGYSITVGGRRAYLLQTGEKTLLWIRLVAHGRAAHGSRLIRDNAITKLAAAVARLGETEWPVRLTDTTEELLGEIANVLGVDLAETSPDELALATGSASGFITATLRTTTNPTGLTAGYKHNVIPDRAEALIDIRTLPGEEDAVLAEVRRIIGDDIDIEVVHRDVGLESPTSGALVDAVRRTLGAHDPEAPVFPYLLSGGTDNKSLSRLGIRGYGFAPLRLPDHLDFPAMFHGVDERVPLDALFFGRQVLRDLLLDY
- a CDS encoding DNA polymerase Y family protein — its product is MTGPVRTIVLWCPDWPVFAAAEEAGVEASAPVALTSGGLVYACSAAARGEGVVRGIRLREAQLRCPHLVVLPYDAALDARAFEPVVRRIEETVPGLQLIRPGTLAMRARGPVRYYGGEHAAAEALLRTAASAGVPLARIGVADGPFAAEQAARATRTSPVGVVAAGASAEFLAPLPVRLAVDPRTATLLKRLGVATLGEFAALPEADVRRRFGAAGAFAHDLASGREATRVAARTPPPEFAVEQEFEPPLDRVDQLAFAFRVRAEEFIDRMRAVRLVCTAIRVDLDDERGGHVSREWLHPRWFTAADVVDRVRWQLQGAGDAAAGLASPIVRVRVVPERVDSTGNHEEGLWGGGPDERVHHGLTRVQSMLGHDAVVTPAVGGGRLLTDRQVLVPWGDRAPDLVAAPWPGSLPALAPASVFRERPRVVLVDASGASVAIDDRGSVTAEPAAFAPGGGEPPRSVQAWAGPWPVVERWWDADHARRVHRFQVVDADGCAWLLVRDAEGWQAEARYD
- a CDS encoding error-prone DNA polymerase, translating into MGWNNPEIPWSELERRLSDRRRPDGRGGPSGFIGKPGGGDGGTDPRNGRPLIADGGDSPAWSRKRHPYRPSPGLEVEQGPAVPYAELHAHTAFSFLDGASMPEQLVEEAHRLGLSGLAVTDHDGFYGIVRFAEAAEAFPDLTTVFGAELSIGLTRPQMGAADPEGDHLLVLARREEGYHRLASAITAGQLAGGEKGRPVYDLEELAAQSGGEWLIPTGCRKGPVRRALALGGADGDEAAWRELDRLVALFGHDRVVVELFDHGHPADQPDNDRLARLAARANLPVIATNAVHYATPPEHRLAQALAAVRARRSLDELDGWLPASDGQHLRSGAEMAARFARYPGAVSRTAGIAEELGFRLRSARPKLPRQEVPDGHTPMSWLRELVWRGAAELYPGVPDHVRERLGQELDVIEQKDFPGYFLIVYDLVREARSRGILCQGRGSAANSAVCYVLRITAVDSIFYRLPFERFLSALRDEEPDIDVDFDSDRREEIIQYVYGKYGRRNAAQVANVITYRPKVAVRDMAKALGYSTGQQDAWSRQVERWGAVVETDDHDIPGPVIELAEQVLTFPRHLGIHSGGMVLTDRPVGEVVPIEHARMEHRTVLQWDKDDCAWMGLVKFDLLGLGMLAALQYTFDLIRETTGEEWELASLPKEEGAVYDMLCRADSIGVFQVESRAQMGTLPRLKPRCFYDLVVEIALIRPGPVQGGAVHPYIRRRTGEEQVTYLHPKLEPVLERTLGVPLFQEQLMQMAVAVGDCTPADADLLRRAMGSKRGVERIESLKERLYAGMARNGIDEDTADEIYAKIQAFANFGFAESHALSFGLLVYASSWLKLHYPAAFLAALLRAQPMGFYSPQTLTADARRHGVEVLRPDIQRSGVHAGLEPRGVPDGTDAGSRSDAPVTSDAPAPGHAGPSGLHGCADAVQPPIGPFDREAPDRSAAHRRDAGFVVRLGLADVSSIGTALAERIVAERERGGPFRDMAEVSRRVGLEASELEALAAAGAFASFGLDRRRALWLAGEAAQDRAEYLPGSIVVVQPPLLPLLTPTEQVVYDLWATGISPDDHPIRHIRDRLDARGAIRVDRLREAESGRRIEVGGVVTHRQRPATASGITFLNLEDESGTVNVIAGVGVWTRYRRVAREAPAMVVRGILERTRDGIVNLVADRFESLTVSAPHRSRDFR